Proteins encoded by one window of Lycium barbarum isolate Lr01 chromosome 11, ASM1917538v2, whole genome shotgun sequence:
- the LOC132617600 gene encoding zinc transporter 5-like, whose product MAKFKNMVFWYILLLLPAIVLGECTCDSEDEERNKPEALKYKMAALAAILVASAIGVCIPVLGKAIPALSPERSFFFIIKAFAAGVILATGFIHVLPDAFERLTSPCLKENPWGNFPFSGFIAMVVAMATLMVDTYATSYYKKKSMKTGVLVAQSGNEEGVIHAHSHGHASMMAGSDSELLRNRVISQVLELGIIVHSVIIGIALGASESPKTIRPLVGALTFHQFFEGMGLGGSIGQAKFKSGAVAIMVLFFSLTTPIGIIIGLGITNAYDENSPTALIVEGVFDSASAGILIYMALVDFLAADFMHPRMQSNGKLQLGANVSLLLGAGLMSLIAKWA is encoded by the exons ATGGCGAAATTCAAAAATATGGTCTTTTGGTACATTCTATTGCTTCTTCCGGCCATAGTATTAGGCGAATGTACTTGTGATTCTGAAGACGAAGAGAGAAACAAACCCGAGGCACTCAAGTACAAAATGGCAGCACTCGCTGCCATTTTGGTTGCAAGTGCAATTGGGGTGTGTATTCCCGTACTGGGCAAAGCAATTCCTGCCTTAAGCCCAGAGAGAAGTTTTTTCTTCATTATCAAAGCTTTCGCGGCTGGTGTGATCCTAGCCACGGGGTTTATACACGTGCTTCCGGATGCATTTGAAAGATTGACATCGCCGTGTTTGAAGGAGAATCCATGGGGAAATTTTCCTTTTAGTGGATTTATTGCAATGGTTGTTGCAATGGCTACTCTGATGGTGGATACTTATGCAACTTCTTATTACAAGAAGAAAAGTATGAAAACTGGAGTATTGGTTGCTCAGTCTGGAAATGAAGAAGGTGTTATTCATGCTCACTCACATGGACATGCATCAATGATGGCTGGTTCTGATTCCGAGCTCCTTCGCAACCGTGTTATCTCCCAG GTTTTGGAACTGGGGATAATAGTGCACTCTGTGATTATAGGAATAGCTTTGGGTGCTTCTGAAAGTCCCAAAACTATAAGGCCCCTTGTAGGTGCTTTGACTTTTCATCAATTTTTCGAGGGCATGGGACTTGGTGGATCCATTGGTCAG GCAAAATTCAAGTCTGGTGCAGTGGCAATAATGGTTTTATTTTTCTCTCTCACAACTCCAATCGGGATAATAATTGGACTAGGAATAACAAATGCTTATGATGAAAACAGTCCAACAGCTCTTATTGTGGAAGGAGTGTTTGATTCAGCTTCAGCTGGCATCTTGATTTATATGGCATTGGTTGATTTTTTAGCTGCTGATTTTATGCATCCAAGAATGCAAAGCAATGGAAAGCTTCAATTAGGGGCTAATGTTTCACTTCTTCTTGGTGCTGGACTTATGTCTCTCATAGCCAAATGGGCTTAA
- the LOC132619648 gene encoding uncharacterized protein LOC132619648 codes for MAFAYPTQFYTNNYSEAYAALVGISWCVNHPFESLEVELDSKIVVQMIDGSLKPPWRLLDIIENTKAKMAHRNISIKHCFREGNEVADALAKYAAQIQVPRIFLNEVPQANEATDKDWFKGPMLLIGAIFAWASFFIFQANTMRKYTAPLSLTTLVCFMGTLQPIVVTLVMEHKSSAWAIGFDMNLFAAAYAGIVSSSLAYYVQGLVIEKRGPVFVTAFSPLMMTIVAIMGQVSIMQEWRRKSTGWSRQHVFAFASPVLCRDHNIAEAMAALLAIKLCTRRGYQHCVIEMDSKIVVAMLKN; via the exons ATGGCATTTGCATATCCAACCCAATTTTACACTAACAATTATAGTGAAGCATATGCAGCTCTAGTTGGAATTTCTTGGTGTGTTAATCATCCTTTCGAATCCCTTGAGGTAGAATTGGACTCCAAGATAGTGGTACAAATGATAGATGGTTCCTTAAAACCTCCTTGGAGGTTATTGGACATTATAGAAAACACTAAGGCAAAGATGGCTCACAGAAACATATCGATAAAGCATTGCTTTAGAGAAGGGAATGAGGTAGCGGATGCACTAGCAAAATATGCAGCCCAAATTCAAGTCCCTAGAATTTTTTTGAATGAAG TCCCTCAAGCCAATGAAGCAACAGATAAAGATTGGTTCAAAGGTCCAATGCTTCTCATTGGAGCCATTTTTGCCTGGGCTTCTTTCTTTATATTTCAGGCAAATACAATGAGGAAGTACACTGCTCCTCTGTCTCTAACTACACTTGTTTGCTTCATGGGAACTCTACAACCTATTGTTGTCACCTTAGTGATGGAGCACAAATCCTCTGCTTGGGCTATTGGTTTTGACATGAATCTTTTTGCTGCTGCCTATGCTGGTATTGTATCATCAAGCCTTGCATACTATGTTCAAGGTCTTGTAATAGAGAAAAGAGGGCCTGTCTTTGTGACTGCTTTTAGTCCCTTGATGATGACCATTGTTGCCATCATGGGACAAGTTTCTATTATGCAAGAATGGAGAAGGAAATCTACTGGCTGGTCACGGCAGCATGTGTTTGCTTTTGCATCCCCAGTCCTGTGCAGGGATCATAATATTGCGGAAGCCATGGCTGCACTGCTTGCTATCAAACTGTGCACGCGGAGGGGCTATCAGCATTGTGTTATAGAGATGGACTCTAAAATTGTTGTTGCTATGCTGAAGAATTAA